ttatatGTATGTTATAGTGTAGGCGCCACCATGACCCGCGAATTGTGTCGTGACACCTTTACTGTGTATCTATGCATTCATCATCAGAATGCAAATGCAAATGACCACTCCCATATAACATACATATAAAAGTATACAATAAGCATTCTGGGGATCTTTATTCGTTAGCTTATGAGAGCATTACACATGATTTTTACAAGGTCATTCACACATGGAACTGGTTCATACATTCATATAAAATATATGGATTATTCATGTGACGAACCTGATATTCTTACTGGACGAGGAGACGTAATCATATAGAAGCTTGATATGATACGAATAACATGACATGGAAGGAACAACTGTATCTGAGCAAAAGGCTCGCACATATTCATTCTTTGGAACTCAAATAGAGGAAGAGGCATATGACTAGACCTCATGTCGATCGATACGATATGGACACCTGTACTTACTGTCTATTAATCTCATTTGATACCTTCCGAACTTGTACTCTAGTCCTCTGAATCATCTTACCATCAGGGAGAACTATGTTCATCTATGTCAACGTGATTCATCTTAAGGACGTTCTACAACCCAATAATGGTAACTTGGGTACTGTCAACATGGCTCATCTTAAGTCGAGGACAACAGGTCCATAATATTTACCTAACATCGTCAATATGATTTAAGTAACAATCGAGAATCCATTAACGGGACTCTCAAACTCATCTATCTAACTAAGCCTCAATAGAATCTGAAGTTTGTCAACGAACCCCTGAAGCTATTCACCTGATTGACCTTATTTTATAATCTATAACCAATCAGCAATCACCTAAAAGCTAGCCATACAGTTCATCCTAAGTATCATTCATCACCCGTTAACGATATTAGAAACTATCGACATAATCCATCTTAAGTTACCCTCTATGCCACAATTATGACCATATAAAGGCTATTGACATCATTCATCTTAAAATAACAGTCTATAACCCCTTCAACCAAACATTAGAAACTCTTGTCTTGACTTATCTTAAACGAGATATATGACCCTTTAAAGGTACTCTTGAAACTCGACTACGGGAGTGGAACAATTGTATGGGATACCGATATCGAAACACATGACATAGCTCTTAATCAAATTATGAAACATATAACATGGAACCTATACAGTTTTCGTAACCCTAGACTTCACAACACACATAGGGAAACAAATAATGGGAGTCGTGCCATATTGGTGAGTCAAGGAATAGCCTTACATCCTTTTACTTCCGAACCTCTGTCGATGACGATGATACCACCCTTCCTTACAAGTTAATCTATAAGAAACACGATAACGCTAATACTAAACTTACAAATAAACATGACGACCTAacgacgagcggcaagctcgcTTTATGATAACAATATGGCATTTCGCCGCGCTCTTCTTCCTTCCTAGctccaatacaacaacaacaacacacaaaCACAACTATACCAGCATGTACAGAAATCCAACACATCAAGAACAATCCATATTCAACCTATAACCACTCCAACAAATCAAACTTATGATTTCCGATCACCGTCCCGTGAGTTCTTGCTAAAATAATGTATCTAAAGCTCATACGAGCTTAtacaaaagaagaaggaagattgCTTACCTAAGTTATCAAGAATCAAGTTTTTGACACCTTACTTCAACTTGAAGCAAACCCGGATCCGACCACtaagcggaagagaagataacAACGTTAACTTAAGAGTCTAACAAAGAAAATCCATGTCCAAATCTTGTCGATATCTACCTTGATGATGGAGGATTACATCGAGAGCGTTTTAGGAGTCTTAGCTCTGTTTAGAGGTGGAAGATGAGCTAAGTGAACTCTCCACCGTTTAGATCAAATTTATAGAAGTTACACTACCTGATTCTATTGTTGGaggtacggtccgtataacacaaATATGGCTACTATATTGGACCGTATTTCATGTCCCTAAATTTCCAACTTCTGCCTAAGAGTTATGATGGACGTATGGTCCATGAAACACAAATACGGTCTGCATCTTGAACCGTTTTTCCTCCCCTCCGCCGAActttgacgaaacttattttctccgatttgtttaacctctaatcctctCATAACTTTTTAACACTGTTATAAACATTTTATAACCTCATGAATGACTTTAATCCCTTCAAAATCATATTGTTTAACCATGATGCATCCTAATActaaggtacggggtgttacacgtCCAAATCCAGTCCTACCctcccatttgacacccctagtttAAAGAATAGATATACCCTTTAAGATTGTCAATGCCTTGTCGTAAAGGATAGATATAGTTCTTGTTTAAGTAGGATTTTTATGTTATTTAGAAGGATATTTATGTAATTTGAATCTTATGTTTTgtatttcccctttttttttagtactccatccgtctcaatttataAGAAGGTGTTTGACTGAGCAcaaaatataaaaatgaaatgaagactttcaaaacttgtggtctaaatcgagtcatagatatttgtgtgactttaGAAATCTCTTTAAGAATAGAATAGAAAAAAtctaaagttaaattattacttCTTGTATTGCaaaattattgtgacttatagtatttttaatacagtttctaaatatgtaagttttatttcaaaaaattaatGATTCTATATCTGAATTCACACCGAACATTAGTTAGTTTGACCCTCGTAATCCGAATCTAGACAGTctttttgggatggagggagtactaaatTTTGAAAGATGTCATTTTCACTAAAAAGTAGAGACTGACATATAGATTAGGATGGAGAGAATATAATACAGATGTTGGCTTGAGATTATTTTAAGTGGGGAAAAGGATTTATGTAACCGATCACAACTTGTTTGGTGCTAAGGCGCAATTGTTGTGGTTGGATCACCCTCAAATATAAGTGGATCTATCAAAGAATACACAAAAAAGGAACTCAAGAAACTTAAAACTCAAGGTAGTATCTATTTAGAAGGAAAAAGAAATAcctctaaaaataaaaattgaaaatttcctGTACAAGCTAGCTAGATGCTAAATCATTTCTCAACCCTCTTGAAAGATCATCATCCGTCTTTTCTATCTCAAAAATTGTTCAAAATTAGCATGATATTTTTAATTTATCATAGAATTGAATCTCCAGGATTGAGCTGTGCATGTTGTTGCACCACTAAAACTGAAGCTGTGGAAGAAAAGTCTGATGTGAGCAAGAGATCCCCAATGGAGCCCAGCTCGGGGCAGTCACTCCACTCATCTAAGCCACCCTTGAGCGGCGAAAAGAAGGCCAATCCTCTTCCTACCACATAGAGATCAAAATCCTGACCTAGCGATCTTATTGTTTTCACAGTTTCTGCACCATTACCAGATATCTCCTCTGTATAAACAACTGAGATATCATTCTGTACCTTGTGCCTAAACTCATTTACCAATAAGTCATCAGCTTGCTTTTCAGCTTCAGCTTCCATTGTGAGAGATAAATCTGCATCGCCATTTTGTGTGGCTGAACTTTCATCCAGAATAAACCTCAAAACTGTTAGAGCTACCTTTGGATGTCTTGCCATCCGTGAAGCATAGGCCAACGCCTCTCTGTCATCAGGCCCCCCTATAAAGATCATGGCAATTTTGCAACTCCTACTTCTACCTTCGTCTTTATTAGTAGGTAACAATGTGCCAAAACCACGATCTACAAGAATACCAACAGTGCAAGGTGCAGTTGCTAAAGTATTATTATTTACATCTTTGTAAGCAGGATTCATTTCTTCCATGTTATTGTGGATAGTCTGTCTCTTGTGGAATGGGAGAATGATTAGTGTCACCTGCTTTTCCTCAACAAGACTGCAGACATCTTCATGCATTGTGCCATAAGGAGATATAGCAGTCAACAGTTGAACCGATAGCGTTGGACTTTGATGCTCTAAGTTCTTGAATGCAGCAATTAATTGGTCTGTTTGTCCGTCTACTCTACTGATGCTTTCTGAGCTAGTCCCACCGGCACCATGAACAATGAGCAGAGCAGTAGTATGTTTTTTTAGCTGCATGAGCTGAAGAGCAAAGACACAAATTGGGGATCTTTTGGAGGCATGAGAGATTTCCAGGAGTGCAGTAATTCCAGCCACAGTTTGTACTTCATGAATACATGTGAGGATTCGGAGCTCAGTATCCGGTTTTAGATCCTGTAACACCCTGTGTTGGCTTGGTAAGAACTTCTTTGTACGTCTATACAGGAAGTTCACAATTGGTAATGTTGCTATGCTCATGATAaatatagtaaacaacataatggCAAATCCATCTTCATTCATGACCTGAGAGGCAATAACATTGGGTTAGGTTATGAGCACAATACACATATAAGACTAAGTTTTCAAAGTAGAAACATTAACAACCAATCAGATATTGATATGCATACTTCAATTGCATATCTCGTGGAACAACTATCACACTTTAGTCTCATTACCTCATCTAGTAATGCAATATCAAATTTTATGTTTTGTATAAGACATTTGATTGGGCGTTCATCTGTCCAATAAAATAAAGGAGAgacaataaataaatatgtacaacTAAACTAACTTGTGACCATTACTTTAGAATTACCAGTATGACCTAATCAATTATAATGTATATTTCTAGAATAACTATAATTTTTTATGAGAGGGAGAGAAAGAGGGATTACGTACAGTATGGTCACGCCCCAAGCTCATTGCCATGACAGCTATCAGGCCTTTGGTGTTCATCAGGACTCCAAGAGTAAATCCTTCATGCAACGACATCCTATAGAAGTAAGAAATAGCAACAGTACAGACAATCTTTGGTATGAAAGACAAGAAGCAAACGAGAACCATCATAAGCATGTCCTCTCTGTTAAATCCACCAAGATGAGTCCTCATTCCCAAACTAGCATAATAAAGAGGGAGCAACAAGTCAGACGCGAAGCCTTGTAGCATCAACACAAACCTATGCCCCAACAGATCTGGTGGTATGATAAGACCAAATACAAATGCACCAAGCAGAGAGCTCACTCCACATATATCTGTAATCAACCCACAAGCCAAGACCATTGTGAGTATAGTACAAACTGTTGCTTCACTATAGTCTTCTCCTTCTCGGGTCGTCTTCCTAATCACCCATAAAAGTACCGGACGAATTACAAAAATACTGAAAATGATGAATACTATAGCACTAAACAATGACAAGTACGTACTTGAATTGCTACTAGTTACTGCTAATGAGAGTACAAGGAGAACCCATGAGGAAAAGTCATTTACAAGGGCGGAAGACATGGCTATTCTTCCAATTTCTGAATGGAGGAGCTTTAATTTTGCAAATATTTCGGCTATAACAGGAAGGCCAGTGACTGAGAGTGCTACACCCCAGTAAAGGAAACCCCATCTGAAATTCTCTGGATAGTCCGCGATAAAAGCGTACAAGGAAGCTCCaaaaagaaaggggaaaagagCTCCAGAAATACCAACGCCAAGGGCTTTGGGGCTAACACTTGTTAATGCTATTAAGTCCATTTCTAACCCAAGAAGAAATACATGATAAATTAGTCCAAGGTTTCCCACGGTCTCCATTGTCATAATTCGAGAGGCTGCAAATATAGAACCCAGTGCTGGAATATGTTTTCGTGCAAATTCACTTGCAATTGCAGTTGATCCCACCAGTATACCGGCCTGTCAAAAGCATTGTCTGAGGAAACCAAATGCACAGCTGACATTCTCAAGAAAAATTGGCTTACGATTTGAAAACAAAGAATTCGCTTCTTCTCTAAAAAGGATTCGCACAATCAATTACCCTTCCCCTCTGTTTGGGTGGTTGTtttccgtggttcattaatgtacagtatggtatggtacagtttggtgttgtattgtattgtactgtattaacgaatacaatgtttggataaattgtatcgtttgttgtggtttaataacatttgtattgtttggtttgactgtatgatactgtataataacttgtaagtttactaaaatatccttaactcttaattagaaattaatttatatatattaataaaactcaggtaaagaataaaatagaaactttaaaaaataagtaggtagtgggtggggtggtggaggggtgggtggttgtgggatgagaatgggggtagtgggtggtagggtgggggtgagtggttgtggggttggggttgggtggtggtaagGGGTAGTGGGCGGGGGTGGtagaggggtgggtggtgtgaggtgggtggtgtgggatgagggtgggggtgagttgttgtggggcggggttgggtggtggtgaggggtagtgggtggtggttggggtgggtggcagaggagtggggtagttgggaGTGGGGGTAGGTGGTAGGgcggggggtggggtgggggtgagtggtaggctGGGGCAGGGTGGGgtaggggtgagtggtagggtgggggtggggtggggtggatgatggagggtggggtataatggagaaatgaaatacgtaaccacggaaaaaccaccaaatccgtgaTTTCGAAAATTGAAACTTTTCATAGTTATATAACTATggaatgaaccacgggtttacaataCCATACcatataattttaagaacaatggaaacaaacatgattTCGTAGAAAactatacattaatgaaccacgggaaaccaccatccaaacagggggttcgAGTCTTACATTTTTCTAATGTGCAGCTTTATCTTTGATATGACATTGCTACTTCACCTCCAAAACTTGTATTTATTTACAAGAAAGTATCCAATAATGTTAACAAACTGTTAACTATACACATCAAATGCAGCCAAAGATGACTTAATCTCATAAGAGCAGCTAACCTAGAAATATAGCATCAAGCCTCTACTGGTTATCTCCATGCCTGACTGTGACAAAAATATAACGCAAGACTGTTGAATTACAAATCCTTATAATAAACCAACTAACTAAACAATCTAAAACAGTTTCAAGTAAGAACACTCAAACACTTGCCAAGCAAGATATGAGAATGCTGTTTAACTCGGAATTAGATACTTGGTTTCCATATATATACTAGATGTTTGGCCGGGTATGGAATTTAAGATATTCATTTTGACTTAGATATATTTTATTAGTGGGAGAAAATAAAAAGGCAGAGAAACATTCAAATTTTTGAATAATTTAATGAATTAAGATTGGTGACAATTTAGAAAGTGggataaaacaaaaaaaaaaaaatggtgtggAATAGGTAAGGGATTTCGAGTATGATAAGCGTTACCAGCAATTCAGCAGCGAAATGGGGTTGGCGGAGAGGTTTGAGGAGGAGGAGACAAAGGCGGGTGACAAAAAGAACAATAACAAGTTGAAAGATGAATATTGGGAGTTTGGATTCCAAtgggttgatttcttcccataTGCCATTGTCTGTAACGGTATCAGTGAGGTAACATAATTTGCCAACACCCACAGTTGGTCGACTCCCTCGGACATTATACGTTGCAAGTTCTGGCACTTTCAGAAATTTCGGATTAAccattcttcaatttcttcctatTTTCTCTTCACTTGTCTTCCTCCTGCGGCCACTTTGGCGACAGTTCAAGCTGCCACCTttggacctttttttttttttttttttggcgtttTCGGTGCATAAAAGGGAAAGGAAAATATGGAATAGCTGAGAGAATGGGTTGAGAAATGAGAAGATCTTCACTGGCCATGGGGGTTTGATTGTATGTAGAGAACTACAAATGGATGGTTGGCCGTTCTGTATGGGTTTCACTAGTTGCTTTACAGCTTGTTTGGATAGTTATTATATATTGTAGTGTATTGTGTTGTTAGATTATATATAATGTTTGTTTTgataattattttaattttattgtatCATATTGTTAGGTTCattgttaaaaaatctcattttaTGTGATGATTATTTTGGTGTTATCGTGTCGTTACCTTATTtagtttttcttattttgatttttatttattatctaataattatattttatcttttattcttcctttttatgatATATGTACACTGTGTCCTATTTTACTTgtaggtttatccttcaaatcattGATGTCGAATATTATGTAACGACAAGAAACGATACGATATATCCAAAAATCGTATTCATCAATATAATACAATATAACAAGATAGAATACGATACATTATCAAATAATACATaaccaccatccaaacaaagtgttaataTGAGAAGGAAAAAGAACAAAATGAAGgtgggtgtgtgtgtgggggCGTGGGGAGGAAAAGGAAAGGGAGAGTAGTAAGGCAAACTATAGAATATTTCTTGGTTCCGCAATAACTGCACGTGGGAAGTGCATCATACTTCCTTTACCGGATTTTACTCCTCGCCATTTCTCAATCTCTCCAATTTCTCAAGTTCCTATTTAGATTTATTTTTTACTCTTATCCTAATTACTTATTAATGGTCCAAATTTATTTAACTAAAAAATAGGATTAATCATAGTTAATAACTTAATATACATATACTAGTGAATATGTCTTGGCTTCGTGCGCTCTAAAAATACCTCATTAGACTTTATGAAATAATATTTTTCTAGTAGCAAAATATTAAACTCATCATGATTACTTTAATTTATGGTTCCTCTGATGAACTTA
Above is a genomic segment from Lycium barbarum isolate Lr01 chromosome 12, ASM1917538v2, whole genome shotgun sequence containing:
- the LOC132623102 gene encoding cation/H(+) antiporter 15-like isoform X1, translating into MVNPKFLKVPELATYNVRGSRPTVGVGKLCYLTDTVTDNGIWEEINPLESKLPIFIFQLVIVLFVTRLCLLLLKPLRQPHFAAELLAGILVGSTAIASEFARKHIPALGSIFAASRIMTMETVGNLGLIYHVFLLGLEMDLIALTSVSPKALGVGISGALFPFLFGASLYAFIADYPENFRWGFLYWGVALSVTGLPVIAEIFAKLKLLHSEIGRIAMSSALVNDFSSWVLLVLSLAVTSSNSSTYLSLFSAIVFIIFSIFVIRPVLLWVIRKTTREGEDYSEATVCTILTMVLACGLITDICGVSSLLGAFVFGLIIPPDLLGHRFVLMLQGFASDLLLPLYYASLGMRTHLGGFNREDMLMMVLVCFLSFIPKIVCTVAISYFYRMSLHEGFTLGVLMNTKGLIAVMAMSLGRDHTVMNEDGFAIMLFTIFIMSIATLPIVNFLYRRTKKFLPSQHRVLQDLKPDTELRILTCIHEVQTVAGITALLEISHASKRSPICVFALQLMQLKKHTTALLIVHGAGGTSSESISRVDGQTDQLIAAFKNLEHQSPTLSVQLLTAISPYGTMHEDVCSLVEEKQVTLIILPFHKRQTIHNNMEEMNPAYKDVNNNTLATAPCTVGILVDRGFGTLLPTNKDEGRSRSCKIAMIFIGGPDDREALAYASRMARHPKVALTVLRFILDESSATQNGDADLSLTMEAEAEKQADDLLVNEFRHKVQNDISVVYTEEISGNGAETVKTIRSLGQDFDLYVVGRGLAFFSPLKGGLDEWSDCPELGSIGDLLLTSDFSSTASVLVVQQHAQLNPGDSIL
- the LOC132623102 gene encoding cation/H(+) antiporter 15-like isoform X2, whose product is MTMETVGNLGLIYHVFLLGLEMDLIALTSVSPKALGVGISGALFPFLFGASLYAFIADYPENFRWGFLYWGVALSVTGLPVIAEIFAKLKLLHSEIGRIAMSSALVNDFSSWVLLVLSLAVTSSNSSTYLSLFSAIVFIIFSIFVIRPVLLWVIRKTTREGEDYSEATVCTILTMVLACGLITDICGVSSLLGAFVFGLIIPPDLLGHRFVLMLQGFASDLLLPLYYASLGMRTHLGGFNREDMLMMVLVCFLSFIPKIVCTVAISYFYRMSLHEGFTLGVLMNTKGLIAVMAMSLGRDHTVMNEDGFAIMLFTIFIMSIATLPIVNFLYRRTKKFLPSQHRVLQDLKPDTELRILTCIHEVQTVAGITALLEISHASKRSPICVFALQLMQLKKHTTALLIVHGAGGTSSESISRVDGQTDQLIAAFKNLEHQSPTLSVQLLTAISPYGTMHEDVCSLVEEKQVTLIILPFHKRQTIHNNMEEMNPAYKDVNNNTLATAPCTVGILVDRGFGTLLPTNKDEGRSRSCKIAMIFIGGPDDREALAYASRMARHPKVALTVLRFILDESSATQNGDADLSLTMEAEAEKQADDLLVNEFRHKVQNDISVVYTEEISGNGAETVKTIRSLGQDFDLYVVGRGLAFFSPLKGGLDEWSDCPELGSIGDLLLTSDFSSTASVLVVQQHAQLNPGDSIL